ATTTGATACTTTTAACAAAAAACCTGCCGACTTTTTTGGAGTCAGTAGTACGGATGCTGAACCTGTTCTATGGGATTTTATTCACCAAGATGATGTTGCAGAGGTAGCGTCAGAGTTAAAGACGGTTATAGATCAGGGTGTGCAGCGCAGTTCGGAGTTTCGTGTTTCGGGTCCTGTCTCTCATTGGATGGAAATTTCTGTGAGTCCGCCAGTTCTTACAGATGGTGTTTGGGTTGGTCATGGTTTGATAAAAAAAGCGGGAAAAGCGAGGCTTGAGCTCAAAGCAAGTGAGGAAAAATTACAAGGGCTGAACGAACTACATAGCCTTATTACGCGCTTTGCCTCGATGCTGATTCAAACAGGTGTTCACGGACTGCATGACGCCATCAATGAAACCCTTCGTCTGCTCGGTGAATATGCTGAAGTTGACAGAGTTTATATTTTTGAGCATCAGGAAATTACAGATACCGTTGATAACACCTTTGAATGGTGCTCAGAGGGCATAAACCCGGAAATTGAAAACCTGCAGGGCATTCCTTTTGATGCCGTGCCTAAGTGGAAAGAAAAATTCGGAAAAAAAGAACACGTATACATACCTAATGTAGCAGAGATCCCCGAGGAATATAATGCCGAGAAGGAAATACTTGAACCGCAGGGGATCATTTCATTGCTGGCACTACCCATGTTTTATGGTGAAGATTTCATTGGTTTCATAGGTTTTGATTCTGTAAGGAAGCAGCGAGTGTGGTTTGATGAACACATTTCTTTATTAAGACTTGCAGGTGATATTATTGCAGGATCGATTTTCAGAGAACATTTTGAGAAAGCAATTCTTGAGGCACAACGAAGGGCAGAAGAAGCAAACAGAGCTAAATCAGAGTTTTTGGCTAATATGAGTCACGAGATCAGAACTCCCATGAATGCGATTCTTGGTTTTAGCGAAATTCTGCTTAATACCATCAGCGAAGAACGCAATAAAGGATATCTCGCTACAATTATGAGCAGCGGTCGTACGCTGCTGTCTTTGATTAATGATATTCTCGATCTGTCTAAAATTGAGTCGGGTCAGCTCGAAGTGCAGGAAGAACCTCTGGAAATTGTGAGTATTCTCAATGAAATGCTCCAAATATTTTCCAATAAGGCAGACGACAAAAAACTAACGATTGATCTTGACATCTCGGAGAGTTTGCCATCCATTGTGCTGCTTGATGATGTAAGGTTACGCCAGATCTTGTTTAATCTTATAGGTAATGCCATTAAGTTTACCAGTCAGGGCGGTATCGTAATTCGTGCATATGCCGAACCTGGTGAAATTGCTGAAGACCTCTACGATATCACCCTGGAAATACAGGACTCCGGTATCGGTATAGGGCCTGAGCACCATGACAGTATATTTGATTCATTTTTTCAGGTAGAAAGTGATAACACCCGAAAATACGGTGGAACCGGACTTGGACTGGCCATTACCAAAAAGCTTGTTTTAATGCTGGGGGGGGAAATTAGCGTAAAGAGTGAGCTGGGTAAGGGAAGTACTTTTATCATCACATTTCATAATGTTGAAACAACAGATACCAAGCCCATTAAGACCCAGAACTTTAATTGGGCACAAAAAGACGTCAGCTTTAAGCCCTGCAAACTCCTATTGGTAGACGATGTTGTTTTTAACAGGGACTTGGTTAAAAGCTTTTTAACCGATTTCGATAACATTGAATTAATTCAAGCGAACAACGGACAGGCGGGTGTAGATAAAGCACTCGAATTACTACCTGATATGATATTGATGGACCTTCGAATGCCGGTAAAAAATGGCTACGAAGCAACCAAGGAATTAAAAGCCGACCCCAGAGCTGAGGGAATTCCTGTTATAGCGTTTACGGCTTCATCTATGAAGCACGATGAAGATCGCATTGCCGATTTGTTTGATGGTTTCCTTAGAAAACCCGTATCACGTGATGAACTCATTAACGTGCTTGTACAGCATTTGGATAGCGAAATCAAAACTAAGACTGATATATCTGAAATTACAGTCGCTAAAAGTACTGCAAACAGATCAGAGCCCAGCCTGTCAATGGAGGTTTCTTTAACTGAAGCGAATCAGTTCAATGAGCTTTACGATGAAGTAATGCAGAATGAGTTGAAGGATCTTTTAGATTTCATGGATACGGATTTACTTTTATCATTTCTTGATAAGCTTGAAAACATATCAGAAAAAGCCGGTGTGGCTCACTTTAATAAACTGATTCAAAACCTGCGGGATGATGCCGACCGGTTTGACTTTGAAAATTACTCCCGAAATATTGAAAAGCTAAACGAAACAATTGCGCAGATAACAGAAAAAGCCTGACAACCTTTACGCATTATACAGATACAAAATGAACGTAGATACGAACGCCCCTTACCCTGCCTCAATTTTAGTTGTTGATGATAATCCGCGCAATTTACAACTGATTTCAACATTGTTGTCCAAATCAGGCTATAAGGTTAGTGCCGTTAACAGCGGATTGAAAGCCATTAAGTTTGTAAAAGAGAAAAACCCTGATCTCATTTTGCTTGATGTAATGATGCCTGAAATGAACGGGTATGAGACCTGTAACGTCATAAGGCAGAATCCAGAGGCTGATGAAACGCCAATAATTTTCCTAACTGCAAAAAGTGAAATTGAAGATATTATCACAGGCTTCAAGCAGGGGGCTGTAGATTATATCACAAAACCCTTTAAATCTGAAGAAGTACTGATCAGGCTCAAAACACACCTTCAACTACGTGCATCAAGGGCTCAGCTTCGGGAAAAAAATGCTGAACTTGAACAGCTCAACAAAGAACTCGTGGAGACAAGGGCAACCATAAAAGCGGACGCAAACAGGTTAAAGGATCTGAATGCTGAGAAAGACCGTTTTTTCTCCATAATCGCACACGATCTGCGTGGCCCGCTTTCAGGTACAATGGGTTTGGCTGAAGTTCTCGCGAATGAAGCCCGTAATCTCTCGATTGACGAAATCGCAGAGCTTTCAAACGCACTGTACGGC
This genomic stretch from Cyclonatronum proteinivorum harbors:
- a CDS encoding GAF domain-containing hybrid sensor histidine kinase/response regulator → MQKASIESKILNNLPALTFRYYASDSSSNLRFDTFNKKPADFFGVSSTDAEPVLWDFIHQDDVAEVASELKTVIDQGVQRSSEFRVSGPVSHWMEISVSPPVLTDGVWVGHGLIKKAGKARLELKASEEKLQGLNELHSLITRFASMLIQTGVHGLHDAINETLRLLGEYAEVDRVYIFEHQEITDTVDNTFEWCSEGINPEIENLQGIPFDAVPKWKEKFGKKEHVYIPNVAEIPEEYNAEKEILEPQGIISLLALPMFYGEDFIGFIGFDSVRKQRVWFDEHISLLRLAGDIIAGSIFREHFEKAILEAQRRAEEANRAKSEFLANMSHEIRTPMNAILGFSEILLNTISEERNKGYLATIMSSGRTLLSLINDILDLSKIESGQLEVQEEPLEIVSILNEMLQIFSNKADDKKLTIDLDISESLPSIVLLDDVRLRQILFNLIGNAIKFTSQGGIVIRAYAEPGEIAEDLYDITLEIQDSGIGIGPEHHDSIFDSFFQVESDNTRKYGGTGLGLAITKKLVLMLGGEISVKSELGKGSTFIITFHNVETTDTKPIKTQNFNWAQKDVSFKPCKLLLVDDVVFNRDLVKSFLTDFDNIELIQANNGQAGVDKALELLPDMILMDLRMPVKNGYEATKELKADPRAEGIPVIAFTASSMKHDEDRIADLFDGFLRKPVSRDELINVLVQHLDSEIKTKTDISEITVAKSTANRSEPSLSMEVSLTEANQFNELYDEVMQNELKDLLDFMDTDLLLSFLDKLENISEKAGVAHFNKLIQNLRDDADRFDFENYSRNIEKLNETIAQITEKA
- a CDS encoding ATP-binding response regulator encodes the protein MNVDTNAPYPASILVVDDNPRNLQLISTLLSKSGYKVSAVNSGLKAIKFVKEKNPDLILLDVMMPEMNGYETCNVIRQNPEADETPIIFLTAKSEIEDIITGFKQGAVDYITKPFKSEEVLIRLKTHLQLRASRAQLREKNAELEQLNKELVETRATIKADANRLKDLNAEKDRFFSIIAHDLRGPLSGTMGLAEVLANEARNLSIDEIAELSNALYGSTSDMYKLLLNLLDWARLQMGLVNYKPEAVEAKSVINEGLSMYEAKVKEKNLVVELTGDDNIKLFVDHNMISSVMRNIISNAIKFTPKGGKITIRTYLSGENAATIEVKDSGIGIPPEIQKKLFRLDENVSRNGTEGEESTGIGLLLSRDITLKNKGTLTFSSTEGKGSVFNIELPVFAD